Proteins encoded in a region of the Pelmatolapia mariae isolate MD_Pm_ZW linkage group LG16_19, Pm_UMD_F_2, whole genome shotgun sequence genome:
- the foxa2 gene encoding forkhead box protein A2, translating to MMLGAVKMEGHEHTDWSTYYGEPECYTSVGNMNAGLGMNSMNTYMSMSGMSTTANMTANSMNMSYVNTGMSPSMTGMSPGTGAMNGMGAGMTAMSAALSPSMSPMTAQPASMNALTSYSNMNAMSPIYGQSNINRSRDPKTYRRSYTHAKPPYSYISLITMAIQQSPSKMLTLAEIYQWIMDLFPFYRQNQQRWQNSIRHSLSFNDCFVKVPRSPDKPGKGSFWTLHPDSGNMFENGCYLRRQKRFKCDKKMKEPGRKSGDGGSSNSSSESCNGNESPLSNSSSSDHKRSLSDMKTSQALSPEHTAASPVTQGQHLMSQHHSVLAHEAHLKPEHHYSFNHPFSINNLMSSEQQHHKMDLKTYEQVMHYSGYGSPMAGPLSMGSMAGKAGLDSSSIPDTTYYQGVYSRPIMNSS from the exons ATGATGCTTGGAGCAGTTAAAATGGAAGGACACGAACACACCGACTGGAGCACCTActacggagagcccgag TGTTACACCTCGGTTGGCAACATGAACGCGGGCCTGGGAATGAACTCTATGAATACCTACATGAGCATGTCCGGCATGAGCACCACTGCCAACATGACGGCCAACTCCATGAATATGTCATACGTCAACACGGGCATGAGCCCCTCCATGACCGGCATGTCACCGGGAACCGGCGCCATGAACGGCATGGGCGCAGGGATGACGGCAATGAGCGCAGCCCTGAGCCCCAGCATGAGTCCCATGACCGCACAGCCCGCGTCTATGAACGCCCTCACGTCGTACTCAAACATGAACGCCATGAGCCCGATATACGGACAGTCTAACATCAACAGGTCCAGAGACCCTAAGACCTACCGCAGGAGCTACACGCACGCCAAACCCCCGTACTCCTACATTTCTCTTATCACCATGGCCATCCAGCAGTCCCCGAGCAAGATGCTGACACTAGCCGAGATCTACCAGTGGATAATGGACCTCTTCCCGTTTTACCGACAGAACCAGCAGCGCTGGCAGAACTCCATTCGCCACTCTTTGTCTTTCAATGACTGTTTCGTCAAAGTGCCCAGGTCGCCGGATAAACCGGGGAAAGGCTCGTTTTGGACTCTGCACCCGGACTCCGGGAACATGTTCGAGAACGGCTGCTACCTGAGGAGGCAGAAACGCTTTAAGTGCGACAAGAAGATGAAGGAACCGGGCCGCAAGTCAGGGGACGGCGGCTCCTCCAACAGCAGCTCGGAGAGCTGCAACGGCAACGAGTCCCCGCTCTCCAACTCCTCCTCCAGCGACCACAAAAGGTCCCTGTCGGACATGAAGACGAGCCAGGCCCTGAGCCCGGAGCACACCGCTGCTAGCCCGGTGACGCAGGGGCAGCACCTCATGTCTCAGCATCACTCGGTTCTTGCGCACGAAGCCCACCTGAAGCCGGAGCACCACTACTCCTTCAACCACCCTTTCTCCATAAATAACCTCATGTCCTCGGAGCAGCAGCATCACAAAATGGACTTAAAGACTTACGAGCAGGTGATGCATTACTCCGGCTATGGCTCCCCCATGGCGGGACCTCTTTCCATGGGCTCCATGGCGGGGAAAGCCGGTCTGGATTCTTCATCCATACCTGACACAACTTACTACCAAGGTGTCTATTCCAGACCAATTATGAACTCCTCATAA